A single window of Prochlorococcus marinus XMU1410 DNA harbors:
- the ruvB gene encoding Holliday junction branch migration DNA helicase RuvB: protein MAIISSNIGDNDFPLRKKELRLVDSKITLEEKRNNNLNLARPLTLKEFIGQKQLKSSLRIAIDASIFRKEPLEHTLLYGQPGLGKTTLAFLIAHELNTKCKIATAPAIERPRDIVGLLLGLKEGEVLFIDEIHRLNRLTEELLYSAMEDFRLDLTMGANRGARCRAINLPKFTLIGATTKLASISAPLRDRFGISQKIEYYSHDELKQIIINYSRLINLNLDDEASYDLAKISRGTPRIALRLLRRVRDYAQVVNKSNMVSENLIKKALSSYQIDENGLDSLDRNYLSFLNQNNNIPIGLDSIAAGLGDDSSMLEFVVEPYLIKIGFLTRTPRGRLLTGLGKKYIDSKNDNF from the coding sequence ATGGCAATAATTTCTTCCAATATAGGCGATAATGACTTTCCTCTTCGTAAAAAAGAGCTAAGACTAGTTGATTCAAAAATAACTCTAGAAGAGAAGAGAAATAATAATCTGAACTTAGCGCGGCCTCTTACTTTAAAAGAATTTATTGGCCAAAAACAACTTAAATCTTCTTTAAGAATAGCCATAGATGCTTCAATTTTCAGAAAAGAACCTTTGGAGCATACTCTTTTATATGGACAGCCTGGTTTGGGTAAGACTACTCTTGCTTTTTTGATAGCCCATGAATTGAATACAAAATGTAAAATAGCAACTGCACCAGCAATTGAAAGACCTAGAGATATTGTGGGATTACTCCTTGGATTGAAAGAAGGTGAAGTTTTATTTATCGATGAGATACATCGTTTAAATAGGTTAACTGAAGAGTTGTTATATTCTGCAATGGAAGATTTTAGGCTCGATTTAACTATGGGAGCTAATAGAGGAGCTCGTTGTAGAGCAATTAATCTTCCTAAGTTTACTTTGATTGGCGCAACAACTAAATTAGCCTCAATAAGTGCACCTCTAAGAGATAGATTTGGTATATCTCAGAAAATTGAATATTATTCACATGATGAATTAAAACAAATAATCATAAATTACTCCCGATTAATAAATCTCAATTTAGATGATGAAGCATCTTATGATTTAGCAAAAATATCTCGAGGGACTCCAAGAATTGCTTTAAGATTATTAAGACGAGTTAGAGATTATGCTCAAGTTGTAAATAAATCTAATATGGTCTCCGAGAATTTAATAAAAAAAGCTCTAAGTTCTTATCAAATAGACGAAAATGGATTGGATTCTTTAGATAGAAACTATTTATCTTTTCTTAATCAAAACAATAATATTCCAATTGGCCTTGATTCAATTGCAGCTGGCTTGGGCGATGATTCTTCAATGTTAGAATTTGTAGTTGAGCCATATCTAATCAAAATTGGTTTCCTCACGAGAACTCCTCGAGGAAGATTGCTCACTGGTTTAGGAAAAAAGTACATTGATTCAAAAAATGATAACTTTTAA
- a CDS encoding single-stranded DNA-binding protein — MEINTINLVGRAGREPDVRYFESGSIVANFTLAVNRRSRDEEPDWFNLEIWGKQAQIAADYVKKGSLIGITGSFKIDSWKDKNTGEDRYKPVVRVDRLNLLGSRKESDNNESFKSSNASEIPF, encoded by the coding sequence ATGGAAATTAACACTATTAACCTGGTTGGCAGAGCAGGAAGAGAACCAGATGTCAGATATTTTGAATCTGGTAGTATCGTAGCAAATTTCACACTTGCAGTTAATAGAAGAAGTCGAGATGAAGAGCCAGACTGGTTTAATTTAGAAATATGGGGAAAGCAAGCACAAATAGCCGCAGATTATGTTAAAAAAGGATCTTTAATTGGAATTACAGGAAGCTTTAAAATTGATAGTTGGAAAGATAAAAATACAGGTGAAGATAGATATAAACCAGTTGTTAGGGTAGATAGATTAAATTTACTAGGCTCACGCAAAGAATCTGATAATAATGAATCTTTTAAAAGTAGTAACGCTAGTGAAATTCCTTTTTAA
- the rpaB gene encoding response regulator transcription factor RpaB — MSKARILVVDDEPAVLKVLVTRLQLAGYQVYSATNGEEALESFHRDSPDLIVLDVMLPKMDGFAVCRRIRAESVVPIIFLTALEAISERVAGLDLGADDYLSKPFSPKELEARIATILRRMGPTVSVTETKEVPSGKGVMKFGSLVVDTNRRQVSRAGSRISLTYTEFSLLELLFDEPGKVVPRAEILEQLWGYPPRRAADLRVVDVYVARLRGKLEPDPRNPELILTVRGIGYASQRVGETATSLAS, encoded by the coding sequence ATGTCAAAAGCAAGAATTTTGGTTGTTGATGATGAACCAGCAGTTTTGAAGGTATTAGTTACGAGGCTTCAATTAGCTGGATATCAAGTTTATTCAGCTACAAACGGCGAAGAAGCTCTTGAGTCTTTTCATAGAGATTCTCCAGACTTGATAGTTCTTGATGTTATGCTTCCAAAAATGGATGGATTTGCTGTTTGTCGAAGAATCAGAGCTGAATCAGTAGTACCAATAATATTCTTAACCGCTCTAGAGGCTATTTCAGAAAGAGTCGCAGGTTTGGATCTAGGAGCAGACGATTACTTATCTAAACCATTTAGCCCAAAAGAGTTAGAGGCTAGAATAGCAACTATTTTGAGAAGAATGGGCCCAACTGTATCGGTTACTGAAACTAAAGAAGTTCCCTCAGGTAAAGGAGTTATGAAATTTGGAAGTTTAGTTGTTGATACTAATCGCAGACAAGTTTCTAGAGCAGGATCAAGAATTAGCCTTACTTATACTGAATTTAGCCTCTTAGAATTATTGTTTGACGAGCCTGGCAAGGTTGTTCCGCGAGCAGAAATTTTAGAACAACTATGGGGTTATCCTCCTCGTAGAGCTGCAGATTTAAGAGTTGTAGATGTATATGTAGCCAGATTAAGAGGTAAATTGGAACCAGATCCAAGAAATCCTGAATTAATTTTAACTGTTAGAGGTATTGGTTACGCATCTCAAAGAGTTGGCGAAACAGCAACATCTTTGGCAAGTTGA
- a CDS encoding tetratricopeptide repeat protein, which yields MITFKKVKVCFLLIFVFWNIFYIAPSYSLSSREDLFQNALDLSSGGKFNLALQEWNQYLDSYPDDAAGLSNRGNVRLIIGDVKGSLDDQNKAISLNPSEIDPYINRGIAEEALGLWSQAKKDYMFVISLDSKNFSALYNLANVEGSTLHWEKARDLFSKAALYNPGFAMARSSMALADFQLGNIEESEKELKKLIRRYPTFADARAALTALNWSRGESGKAESNWIAVTELDPRYSDEEWLKQIRRWPPKPIKDLMNFIDLK from the coding sequence ATGATAACTTTTAAAAAAGTTAAGGTTTGTTTTTTATTAATTTTTGTTTTTTGGAATATTTTTTATATTGCTCCATCCTATTCATTATCTTCGAGAGAGGATTTGTTTCAAAATGCATTAGATCTAAGTTCAGGCGGAAAATTTAACCTCGCTTTACAAGAATGGAATCAATATCTCGATTCTTATCCTGATGATGCTGCAGGTTTGAGTAATAGAGGAAATGTAAGACTTATTATAGGAGATGTAAAAGGATCATTAGATGACCAAAATAAGGCAATAAGTTTGAATCCTAGTGAAATAGATCCTTACATCAACAGGGGTATAGCAGAGGAAGCATTGGGTCTATGGTCGCAAGCGAAAAAAGATTACATGTTCGTTATTTCGTTAGATAGTAAAAATTTCTCTGCATTATATAATTTGGCTAATGTAGAAGGATCTACATTACATTGGGAAAAAGCAAGAGATTTATTTTCAAAAGCTGCTTTATATAATCCTGGTTTTGCCATGGCTAGGTCAAGTATGGCATTAGCAGATTTCCAATTGGGGAATATTGAAGAATCTGAAAAAGAATTGAAAAAATTAATTAGACGTTATCCAACTTTTGCTGATGCTAGGGCAGCTTTAACAGCTTTGAATTGGTCAAGGGGTGAATCTGGTAAAGCAGAGAGTAATTGGATAGCGGTAACTGAATTAGATCCTAGATATAGTGATGAAGAATGGTTAAAACAAATAAGAAGATGGCCTCCAAAACCAATTAAAGATTTAATGAACTTTATCGATTTAAAATAA
- the mreC gene encoding rod shape-determining protein MreC, which yields MLDIRRISTSRWWHKKKNWIFFAIFLFLVFVRISKGSFYKDFYYFISKPFWPGQFQKEIVLESIDQEYLLKLNLLKKDNIRLRRILSLQESPYNDSISAAVISRKTGSWWRQIILNKGSKDGVGIGNIVIGPGGLLGRVNNTSLFTSSVKLITSPESKLGVWVDRTQINGLLVGLADDQPSLILYSKDADIKVGDFVSSSPASTLLPPNIPIGIVQSIDETLRSKKTAKILLLAKPQVIDWVQILKVKI from the coding sequence ATGTTAGATATCCGACGAATTTCTACTAGTCGTTGGTGGCATAAAAAGAAAAATTGGATATTTTTTGCAATTTTTTTATTTTTGGTTTTTGTAAGGATATCAAAAGGATCTTTTTATAAAGATTTTTATTATTTTATTTCAAAGCCATTTTGGCCTGGTCAATTTCAAAAAGAAATTGTTCTTGAGAGTATAGATCAAGAATATTTATTAAAGTTAAATCTTCTAAAAAAAGACAATATAAGATTGCGGCGAATCTTGTCTCTTCAAGAATCACCTTATAACGACTCTATTTCAGCTGCAGTTATTTCGAGAAAAACAGGTAGTTGGTGGAGACAAATAATTTTAAATAAAGGTTCAAAGGATGGAGTAGGAATTGGTAATATTGTTATTGGTCCGGGTGGATTGTTGGGAAGAGTAAACAATACTTCTCTATTCACTTCGTCAGTAAAATTAATAACTTCTCCAGAAAGTAAGTTAGGCGTTTGGGTGGATAGAACTCAAATTAATGGATTACTTGTCGGTTTAGCAGATGATCAGCCTAGTTTAATACTTTATTCGAAAGATGCTGATATTAAAGTCGGAGATTTTGTATCATCATCTCCTGCTAGTACGTTATTACCTCCAAATATCCCTATTGGTATTGTCCAATCAATAGATGAGACATTGAGATCAAAAAAAACGGCAAAAATTTTACTTTTAGCAAAACCTCAAGTAATTGATTGGGTGCAAATTTTGAAAGTAAAAATTTAA
- the smpB gene encoding SsrA-binding protein SmpB, whose protein sequence is MTKNSNKVKRKTNKENNFKLLAENRYAKFQYAISETIEAGIELLGTEVKSIRNGKANLRDGYCSFRDGEILLLNVHISPHKNVGSFFNHDPLRNRKLLLHKKEIIKIQSNTEKKGMTIVPLSLYLKGSWIKLTIGVGKGKKLHDKRQDEKYKSIKKEINSALKR, encoded by the coding sequence ATGACAAAAAATTCAAACAAAGTAAAAAGAAAAACTAATAAAGAAAATAATTTTAAACTTCTAGCAGAGAATAGATATGCAAAATTTCAATATGCAATATCTGAAACAATCGAAGCTGGAATTGAGCTTTTAGGGACTGAAGTAAAGTCCATTAGAAACGGAAAAGCTAATTTAAGAGATGGGTACTGTTCATTCAGAGATGGTGAGATCTTATTATTAAATGTTCACATTTCACCACATAAAAATGTAGGATCTTTTTTTAATCATGATCCATTAAGAAATAGAAAGTTGCTACTTCATAAAAAAGAAATAATAAAAATCCAATCCAATACTGAAAAAAAAGGAATGACTATTGTTCCATTATCTCTTTATTTAAAAGGGTCATGGATAAAACTAACTATTGGAGTCGGCAAGGGGAAAAAATTACATGACAAACGTCAAGATGAAAAATATAAAAGTATTAAAAAAGAAATCAACTCTGCACTTAAAAGATAA
- a CDS encoding rod shape-determining protein, with protein MIFNRFKFSRDIGIDLGTANTLIHVSGKGVVLQEPSVVAMDLEEGIPLAVGKEAKLMLGRTPGNIRAVRPLRDGVIADFDAAEQMIKTFIQKCNEGKGIVAPRIVIGIPSGVTSVERRAVREAGLAGAREVHLIDEPVAAAIGASLPVTEPIGTMIVDIGGGTTEVAVLSLGGTVLSESVRIAGDEINESIAMYLKKVHNLVVGERTAEDIKIQIGSAFPDDDFDKTTLEVRGLHLLSGLPRSVTLTSGEIREAMAETLSKIVEAVKRTLERTPPELAADIVDRGIMLAGGGALVRGINDLLSDETGIFTHIAENPLLCVVNGCGEVLDDFKKLKRVVDTPEFIRNAIRD; from the coding sequence GTGATTTTTAACAGATTTAAATTTTCTAGAGATATTGGCATAGATTTGGGAACAGCCAATACTCTTATACATGTATCAGGAAAGGGCGTTGTTTTACAAGAGCCTTCTGTTGTAGCTATGGATTTAGAAGAAGGGATCCCATTAGCTGTTGGTAAAGAAGCAAAGTTAATGCTTGGAAGGACCCCTGGTAATATAAGAGCCGTAAGACCACTAAGGGATGGGGTTATTGCAGATTTTGATGCAGCAGAACAAATGATAAAAACATTTATTCAAAAATGTAATGAAGGCAAGGGGATAGTAGCCCCAAGAATAGTGATTGGTATTCCAAGTGGAGTTACTAGTGTTGAGCGAAGAGCAGTAAGAGAAGCTGGATTAGCTGGAGCAAGAGAAGTTCACTTAATTGATGAACCTGTTGCAGCAGCAATAGGGGCATCATTACCAGTAACTGAGCCAATTGGAACTATGATTGTGGATATTGGTGGAGGTACTACTGAGGTTGCAGTATTAAGTTTAGGTGGAACTGTTTTGAGTGAATCTGTTCGAATAGCTGGCGATGAAATCAATGAGTCAATTGCGATGTATCTTAAAAAAGTTCATAATTTAGTTGTTGGAGAAAGAACTGCAGAAGATATAAAAATTCAAATTGGATCTGCATTTCCAGATGATGATTTTGATAAAACTACTTTAGAAGTAAGAGGTTTACATCTTTTATCCGGTCTTCCTAGGTCAGTTACTTTGACATCAGGAGAAATCAGAGAAGCAATGGCTGAAACACTAAGCAAAATAGTGGAAGCTGTAAAAAGAACTTTAGAGCGAACCCCCCCTGAACTTGCTGCAGATATTGTTGATAGGGGAATTATGCTTGCAGGAGGCGGAGCTTTAGTGAGAGGGATCAATGATTTATTGAGCGATGAAACAGGAATTTTTACTCACATTGCAGAAAACCCACTGCTTTGTGTAGTTAATGGTTGTGGAGAGGTTTTGGATGATTTTAAAAAACTGAAAAGAGTTGTTGACACTCCAGAATTTATAAGGAATGCCATAAGAGATTAA